From a single Rosa rugosa chromosome 7, drRosRugo1.1, whole genome shotgun sequence genomic region:
- the LOC133721312 gene encoding putative H/ACA ribonucleoprotein complex subunit 1-like protein 1 gives MRPPRGGGSFRGNRGGGGFRGRGGGDFRGGRGGFRDEGPPSEVVEVSTFVHACEGDAVTKLTHEKIPYFNAPIYLQNKTQIGKVDEIFGPINESYFSVKVMEGIVATSYSQGDKFYIDPAKLLPLARFLPQPKGQKPAFSRGGGRGGRGPPRGGRGGVFRGRGPPRGGGRGPPRGGRGGFRGRGRF, from the exons atgcGACCTCCCAGAGGCGGCGGTAGTTTCAGAGGCAACCGCGGTGGCGGAGGTTTCAGGGGCCGCGGCGGCGGGGACTTCAGAGGTGGCCGTGGTGGCTTCCGCGACGAAGGCCCTCCTTCCGAAGTGGTAG AGGTTTCGACGTTTGTTCATGCATGTGAGGGTGATGCTGTCACAAAGCTCACACATGAGAAGATACCCTATTTCAATGCCCCAATCTATCTGCAGAACAAGACTCAGATAGGCAAAGTTGATGAAATTTTTGGCCCAATTAATGAATCT TACTTCTCGGTCAAAGTGATGGAAGGCATTGTGGCAACTTCATATTCACAGGGTGATAAGTTCTATATTGACCCAGCGAAGCTTCTTCCTCTTGCAAGATTTCTTCCACAGCCCAA GGGACAGAAACCAGCTTTTTCTCGAGGTGGAGGACGTGGAGGCAGGGGACCTCCAAGGGGTGGCAGAGGTGGAGTTTTTCGTGGCAGGGGACCTCCAAGAGGGGGTGGCAGAGGACCCCCGAGGGGTGGGCGTGGTGGCTTCAGGGGCAGAGGGAGATTTTAG